The following proteins come from a genomic window of Polyangia bacterium:
- a CDS encoding hybrid sensor histidine kinase/response regulator: protein MATIAAALSRQPAWSDLPILLLASGDPLAAENARAVSNLRRVGNVTILERPVRTLTLTTAVQAALRARRRQYEIRALIRGEADARTKAEKASKLKDEFLATVSHELRTPLGAILLWTRLLRARHLDAAATQRALESLEHSAEAQSKLIEDLLDASRIVSGKLRLKWTEVNLSTLAHAAVDVVWPGAEDKRVDIETDIEPDILVRADADRLKQVFWNLLSNAIKFTPGGGRVFVRVGRTTAHARIDVSDTGRGISPEFLPQVFERFRQAESMPDRTHGGLGLGLAISRDLVVLHGGTIRADSPGQGLGAVFTVELPVATAADTGSAKTIPAGDAALGRLAGVRIMLVEDDTSTREAMAITLGHYGAEVTSFDSAQAALAVLSDMQSGNRPQVLLTDLALSGMSGDELLERIRNLEQSRGLSAMPAVLISAYARTDGREPLAGEADFAAELRKPVAPERLAGVIEQVSGQIG, encoded by the coding sequence GTGGCCACCATCGCCGCCGCGCTTTCGCGGCAACCGGCCTGGTCGGATCTCCCCATCCTGCTGTTGGCCAGCGGCGATCCGCTGGCCGCGGAGAACGCGCGGGCGGTGAGCAACCTTCGCCGCGTCGGGAACGTGACCATCCTTGAGCGTCCGGTTCGGACCTTGACCCTGACCACGGCTGTGCAAGCAGCGCTGCGGGCCCGGCGGCGTCAGTACGAGATCCGCGCCCTGATCCGCGGCGAGGCCGACGCAAGAACGAAGGCTGAGAAGGCTTCGAAGCTCAAGGACGAGTTCCTCGCCACTGTGTCGCACGAGCTGCGCACGCCGCTGGGGGCGATCCTGCTGTGGACCCGGCTGCTGCGCGCGCGGCACCTGGACGCCGCAGCGACGCAGCGGGCGCTGGAGTCGTTGGAGCATAGCGCCGAGGCGCAATCGAAGCTGATCGAGGACTTGCTGGACGCCTCGCGAATTGTCTCCGGTAAGCTGCGATTGAAGTGGACGGAGGTGAATCTTTCCACTCTTGCCCACGCCGCCGTCGATGTCGTTTGGCCAGGCGCGGAAGACAAAAGGGTCGACATCGAAACCGATATCGAGCCCGACATCCTGGTGCGGGCCGATGCCGATCGCCTCAAGCAGGTGTTCTGGAACCTGCTCAGCAACGCCATCAAGTTCACTCCTGGCGGAGGCCGCGTCTTCGTGCGCGTGGGGCGCACCACCGCGCACGCGCGCATCGACGTCAGTGACACGGGTCGGGGGATCAGCCCGGAGTTCCTGCCGCAGGTGTTCGAACGATTCCGCCAGGCAGAGAGCATGCCCGACAGAACGCACGGTGGTCTCGGTCTTGGGCTGGCGATCAGTCGTGATCTGGTCGTGCTGCACGGGGGAACGATCCGCGCCGACAGTCCTGGTCAGGGGCTGGGCGCGGTTTTCACGGTGGAGCTTCCTGTCGCCACCGCGGCGGATACCGGCTCGGCGAAGACCATCCCCGCGGGCGATGCGGCATTGGGCCGACTCGCCGGCGTTCGCATCATGCTGGTCGAGGACGACACCAGCACCCGAGAGGCGATGGCCATCACCTTGGGGCACTACGGGGCAGAAGTGACTTCGTTCGACTCTGCGCAAGCGGCGCTGGCGGTGCTATCAGACATGCAGTCCGGCAACAGACCGCAGGTGCTGCTGACGGATCTGGCGCTGTCCGGCATGAGCGGCGACGAGCTCCTCGAGCGGATCCGGAACCTCGAGCAGAGCCGCGGCCTGTCGGCCATGCCGGCGGTTCTGATCTCGGCTTATGCGCGCACCGACGGTCGCGAGCCGCTCGCCGGTGAGGCGGACTTCGCCGCGGAGCTGAGGAAACCGGTGGCGCCAGAGCGCCTGGCCGGCGTCATCGAGCAAGTGTCCGGGCAGATCGGCTGA
- a CDS encoding serine/threonine-protein kinase produces the protein MVNKIAHGGMAEIFLALQLGAENFQKAVVLKRILPALAADPSFVRMLVDEAHIASRLNHSNLVQVLDLGMAGNQYFLVLEFVDGWSLAQVLRRAQQVKLKLPIPLALYIVGALCRGLAYVHTRRSSKGKPLGIIHRDVTPQNVLLSREGEVKLADFGIAKAVGKTEKSATGVIKGKFAYMSPEQSLGAALDARSDLFSVGTLLYLLTTGRKPFDGTTDLDVIQQVRRARYAKPSSSTKDFNPDVERFIARALRVNLLRRWQSAEQMADKIDALLIKLGQPSGPAPLKRWLETLSARDGVKPPADFSGASDPSIAVELGSLDLELVEVSGEAREDDHPAGTAIEPSLTHQDTAHSAPTRLDAARAAQLARATRAIAPAAPAIVGRSAPGPATPTLGARFRRWVRRTTIKLVVTVVLLGTAAYFVRPYVPLWLARPFNAWLRRLPPPLGAGDTAL, from the coding sequence GTGGTCAACAAGATCGCCCACGGAGGGATGGCCGAGATCTTTCTTGCCCTCCAGCTCGGGGCGGAGAACTTTCAGAAGGCGGTGGTGCTCAAGCGCATCCTGCCGGCGCTGGCCGCTGACCCCAGCTTTGTCCGCATGCTGGTCGACGAGGCGCACATCGCCTCGCGGCTGAATCACAGCAACCTCGTGCAGGTCCTCGACCTCGGGATGGCGGGGAATCAGTACTTCCTGGTGCTGGAGTTCGTCGACGGGTGGAGCCTGGCGCAGGTGCTTCGCCGCGCCCAACAGGTGAAACTGAAGCTGCCGATCCCGCTGGCGCTTTATATCGTGGGGGCGCTTTGCCGGGGCCTCGCCTACGTGCACACCCGCCGCAGCAGCAAAGGCAAGCCTCTCGGCATCATTCATCGAGACGTGACGCCACAGAACGTTCTGCTCAGCCGCGAGGGCGAGGTGAAGCTGGCGGACTTCGGTATCGCCAAGGCGGTCGGCAAAACCGAAAAGTCGGCCACCGGCGTGATCAAGGGCAAGTTCGCGTATATGTCACCGGAACAGTCGTTGGGCGCCGCGCTCGATGCGCGCTCGGACCTGTTCTCGGTGGGGACCCTGCTCTACCTGCTCACCACCGGACGCAAACCCTTCGACGGAACCACCGACCTGGACGTGATCCAGCAGGTGCGGCGGGCGCGCTACGCAAAGCCCTCCAGCAGCACGAAGGACTTCAATCCCGACGTGGAACGGTTCATCGCGCGCGCCTTGCGGGTCAACCTTTTGCGGCGCTGGCAAAGCGCCGAGCAGATGGCGGACAAGATCGACGCCCTCTTGATCAAGCTGGGACAGCCGAGCGGCCCCGCGCCCCTCAAGCGCTGGCTCGAGACTCTGAGCGCGCGCGACGGGGTCAAGCCGCCTGCCGATTTTTCCGGGGCATCGGACCCGAGCATCGCCGTCGAGCTGGGAAGCCTGGACCTTGAGCTGGTCGAGGTGTCGGGTGAGGCGCGCGAGGACGACCATCCGGCCGGCACCGCGATCGAACCCTCCCTCACCCATCAAGACACCGCTCACAGTGCCCCCACCCGGCTCGATGCCGCGCGCGCCGCGCAGCTGGCGAGAGCGACCCGCGCCATTGCACCAGCAGCACCGGCTATCGTCGGCAGATCCGCACCAGGCCCGGCGACGCCGACGCTTGGCGCCCGCTTCCGGCGCTGGGTGCGACGGACCACCATCAAACTGGTGGTGACGGTGGTGTTGCTGGGAACCGCCGCCTATTTCGTGCGGCCCTATGTCCCGCTCTGGCTAGCCCGACCCTTCAATGCCTGGCTGCGGCGCCTCCCGCCGCCCCTCGGCGCCGGCGACACCGCTCTTTGA
- a CDS encoding DoxX family membrane protein, with product MDARRSIDFTGFAYPLFRIAMGVDLLMHGCTRLAAGPGHFAAGLVAQFRETFLPAPLVYAFGWALTVLETAVGAGILLGLYLGPALVLGAALMIALVFGTALRSQWDIVTQQLIYALSYYVLLIKLDDRLTLDRLRRGRAARNESSDLHYGLAPSTPSRKVTQTFTPL from the coding sequence ATGGACGCGCGCCGCTCGATCGATTTCACCGGATTTGCTTATCCGCTCTTCCGGATCGCGATGGGCGTGGACCTGTTGATGCACGGCTGCACGCGCCTGGCGGCGGGACCGGGCCACTTTGCCGCCGGATTGGTGGCGCAGTTTCGCGAAACGTTCCTGCCGGCGCCCCTGGTGTACGCATTCGGCTGGGCACTGACCGTCCTTGAAACGGCCGTGGGAGCAGGCATCCTGCTCGGCCTTTACCTGGGCCCGGCGCTCGTGCTCGGCGCCGCGTTGATGATCGCGCTGGTCTTCGGAACCGCGCTGCGCAGCCAGTGGGATATCGTCACGCAGCAGCTGATCTATGCGCTCAGCTATTATGTCCTGCTGATCAAGCTGGACGACCGACTGACCCTCGATCGACTGCGACGTGGTCGAGCCGCTCGAAACGAGAGTTCGGACCTCCATTACGGCCTGGCTCCATCGACGCCAAGCCGTAAGGTCACCCAGACGTTCACGCCCCTGTGA
- a CDS encoding chemotaxis protein CheB encodes MVIACSAGGLAALFDVLASLDPDFPAAIVIVQHRGRQFAELLPALLQNRTVLRVRHVQDGDLLEAGTVYICPPGKHLTAEHCLRLVNGPKLDFVQPSADLMFRSVADAYGPRAVGVVLSGTGSDGTLGCRLIAEAGGKVLVQDPRSCAHAAMPSAAIGGGHVDLVLPPIEIGASLRRIVDELSGKRTLTKAPRAPSTTVVLVDDHRIILDGLRTLLHNEDDIQVLADAQDGHTAVKLSAQLSPDVVVMDVAMPDLDGVAATREIKARNPKTAVVALSARTDQRTAARILKAGATGYVSKEDAFAELAIAIRAVAARQPYFSPRVASFIAPTPSV; translated from the coding sequence GTGGTGATCGCCTGCTCGGCCGGGGGGCTGGCGGCTCTGTTCGATGTACTCGCTTCGTTGGACCCTGATTTCCCGGCTGCCATCGTCATCGTCCAGCACCGCGGTCGCCAGTTCGCCGAGCTGCTGCCGGCCTTGCTACAAAATCGCACGGTCTTGAGGGTGCGTCATGTTCAAGACGGAGATCTCCTCGAAGCCGGCACCGTCTACATTTGTCCTCCCGGCAAGCACTTGACGGCCGAGCATTGCTTGCGCCTGGTGAACGGCCCGAAGCTCGACTTCGTCCAGCCCTCGGCGGATTTGATGTTCCGCTCGGTCGCCGATGCATATGGTCCGCGCGCCGTGGGGGTGGTCCTTTCCGGAACGGGCTCGGACGGGACGCTGGGCTGCCGGCTCATCGCCGAAGCGGGCGGCAAGGTGCTGGTGCAGGACCCCCGGTCGTGTGCCCACGCCGCGATGCCCTCAGCGGCCATCGGGGGCGGGCACGTTGACCTGGTGCTGCCGCCGATCGAAATAGGCGCCAGCCTGCGCCGCATCGTCGATGAATTGTCTGGCAAGCGCACTTTGACCAAAGCGCCGCGCGCACCGTCGACCACCGTCGTCCTGGTGGACGACCACCGGATCATCCTCGACGGTTTGCGAACGCTGCTGCACAACGAGGACGACATCCAGGTCCTCGCCGATGCGCAGGACGGCCACACGGCCGTGAAGCTTTCCGCCCAGCTCTCGCCTGACGTCGTGGTGATGGACGTGGCGATGCCCGATCTCGACGGCGTGGCGGCGACTCGAGAGATCAAAGCCCGGAACCCCAAGACGGCGGTCGTCGCCCTGTCCGCGCGCACGGACCAAAGGACGGCCGCCCGCATCCTCAAAGCCGGCGCCACCGGCTACGTCAGCAAAGAAGACGCCTTCGCCGAGCTTGCGATCGCCATCCGTGCGGTGGCCGCCCGCCAGCCGTATTTCAGCCCCCGGGTCGCGTCCTTCATCGCCCCCACCCCGTCCGTCTAG
- a CDS encoding ATPase domain-containing protein, with the protein MDAAQPEQGEVDSSGIDGLDKILQGGFPREGMHIIQGGPGTGKTTLALQYLLRGAAAGQRGLYFTASQSRRGLETIARSHGWSLDGITIHELSPGGMGSAAATDQSVLHTADVELDELTQTLRDVLDKIAPRRVILDSLGALRLLAASTARFQREMIRLQQFLVERNCAGLFLADWPTDTSPSGEVDLQTLATSTIHLNLTSPDYGEVRRSLRVVKIRGVAMSGGFHNFRIRTGGLEVFPRLALELEREYKDFKTVPSGIKVLDELLGGGLESGTTCMLIGPPGSGKSSLASVFVRQHADQDGRSTIFLFDERPETFKARAAGLGVDLQPALESGHLSVVLLDPGEITAGEFAQNVRAAVERDHSRLIVIDSLTGYFNAMGQGEMLAVQMHELITFLSRSGVLTLLIVAEGGGLGVGPTNTQTDISYLSDSIILLRMFEAGGRVRRCLTALKKRQGEHETTIREMLIRPGSIEIATEPLHHLRHILGGDPDPVASLGDEGGDAGNPGQQGDGG; encoded by the coding sequence ATGGACGCCGCGCAACCGGAACAAGGGGAGGTAGATTCCAGCGGAATCGATGGGCTGGACAAGATCCTCCAAGGAGGATTCCCCCGCGAAGGGATGCACATCATCCAGGGGGGGCCGGGCACCGGGAAAACCACCCTGGCCCTGCAATACCTTCTCCGAGGCGCTGCCGCGGGCCAGCGCGGCCTCTATTTCACGGCCTCGCAGAGCCGGCGCGGCCTGGAGACAATCGCGCGCTCCCACGGATGGTCGCTGGACGGCATCACGATTCATGAGCTGTCGCCAGGCGGCATGGGAAGCGCAGCGGCCACCGATCAGAGCGTGCTGCACACCGCCGACGTGGAGCTGGACGAGCTCACCCAGACACTGCGGGATGTCCTGGACAAGATCGCGCCCCGCCGGGTGATCCTGGATTCCTTGGGCGCCCTCCGACTGCTGGCGGCCAGCACGGCCCGCTTTCAACGCGAAATGATTCGACTGCAGCAATTCTTGGTCGAGCGAAATTGCGCGGGGCTGTTCCTGGCCGACTGGCCGACCGACACCTCGCCCAGTGGCGAAGTCGACTTGCAGACCCTGGCCACCAGCACGATTCACCTGAACCTGACCTCGCCCGACTACGGTGAAGTGCGCCGGAGCCTGCGGGTGGTCAAGATCCGCGGCGTGGCGATGAGCGGTGGCTTCCACAACTTCAGAATCCGGACCGGGGGTTTGGAGGTATTCCCCCGGCTGGCCCTGGAGCTGGAGCGTGAGTACAAGGACTTCAAAACTGTTCCGAGCGGGATCAAAGTGCTCGACGAACTGCTGGGGGGCGGGCTCGAAAGCGGTACGACCTGCATGCTCATCGGCCCGCCCGGCAGCGGCAAGAGCAGCCTGGCCTCGGTCTTCGTCCGCCAGCATGCCGATCAGGACGGCCGCTCCACCATCTTTCTTTTTGATGAGCGACCGGAAACGTTCAAGGCCCGGGCGGCGGGACTGGGCGTCGATCTGCAGCCTGCCCTCGAATCGGGCCACCTCTCCGTGGTGCTGCTGGATCCAGGAGAGATCACGGCGGGCGAATTCGCCCAGAACGTCAGGGCCGCGGTGGAGCGCGACCACTCTCGCCTCATCGTGATCGATAGCCTGACCGGCTATTTCAACGCCATGGGGCAAGGGGAGATGCTCGCTGTTCAGATGCACGAGCTCATCACCTTCCTCAGCCGCAGCGGCGTGCTGACGTTGTTGATCGTTGCCGAAGGCGGAGGCTTGGGCGTCGGCCCCACCAACACCCAGACGGACATCAGCTATCTGTCCGACTCGATCATCCTCCTGCGCATGTTCGAGGCGGGGGGAAGGGTTCGTCGCTGTCTCACGGCCCTCAAAAAACGGCAAGGAGAGCATGAGACCACCATCCGCGAGATGTTGATCAGGCCTGGTTCCATCGAAATCGCCACCGAACCGCTGCACCACTTGCGCCACATTCTGGGCGGCGATCCCGACCCTGTGGCGAGCCTCGGGGACGAGGGCGGCGACGCAGGCAATCCCGGCCAGCAAGGTGACGGTGGATAG
- a CDS encoding ubiquitin-like small modifier protein 1, whose protein sequence is MREDRGARLITFQLTGPLRPWAGGATEVNLDASPGDVRGALAALFAAHPGLRDRITNEAGQVRVHVNVFVDGEEIKFTGGLSTPLRERAQLHVIPAISGGS, encoded by the coding sequence TTGCGTGAAGACCGGGGCGCCCGCCTGATCACGTTTCAACTGACAGGCCCGCTGCGACCGTGGGCCGGTGGTGCGACCGAGGTGAATCTCGACGCCTCGCCGGGTGACGTCCGCGGCGCGCTGGCGGCGCTGTTCGCGGCGCATCCGGGGCTGAGGGATCGGATCACGAACGAGGCGGGGCAAGTGCGCGTCCACGTGAACGTGTTCGTGGACGGCGAGGAGATCAAGTTCACGGGTGGCCTGTCGACGCCGCTGCGCGAGCGGGCACAGTTACACGTGATACCGGCCATCTCTGGGGGCTCGTAG